From a single Sporosarcina oncorhynchi genomic region:
- a CDS encoding 2-hydroxyacid dehydrogenase: protein MKPKVYIAKPVPKEVEDLIARHCDYKMWRKDEPIPESELLKEIADVEGLMTPKGIITKEFLEKAPNLKIVSNIAVGYDGFDISAMKERNIIGTHTPFVLDDAVADLVFGLILNTARRINEFDQYVKNSEWNHHLDSEAYFGKDVHHATLGIIGLGRIGEKIVKRAKLGFDMNVIYHNTSRKYDLESKYSIDYREMNDVLKEADFVVLMLPLKESTYHIMGSAEFGMMKEDAVFINCSRGKVVDEEALIDALQNNQIRAAGLDVFEVEPIDKDNPLLKMKNVITLPHIGSCTRDARFDMAMKAAENLVTGLTGKTPPNVVKELQ, encoded by the coding sequence ATGAAACCTAAAGTATACATCGCCAAGCCGGTACCAAAAGAAGTTGAAGATTTGATTGCCCGGCATTGTGATTATAAAATGTGGCGCAAAGATGAACCGATTCCAGAGAGTGAACTGCTGAAGGAAATAGCCGATGTAGAAGGGCTGATGACGCCGAAAGGCATTATTACAAAAGAGTTTCTAGAAAAAGCACCGAATTTGAAAATAGTAAGCAATATAGCAGTCGGATACGATGGATTTGATATCTCAGCTATGAAAGAACGAAATATTATTGGAACGCATACACCATTCGTATTAGATGATGCGGTGGCGGATCTCGTATTCGGGCTTATTCTTAATACAGCGAGAAGAATAAACGAGTTCGATCAATACGTGAAAAACAGCGAGTGGAATCATCATTTGGACAGTGAAGCGTATTTCGGAAAAGATGTCCATCATGCAACGTTAGGAATTATCGGGCTTGGACGTATCGGTGAGAAAATTGTTAAAAGAGCCAAATTAGGTTTTGATATGAATGTGATTTATCACAACACATCTAGAAAGTATGATTTGGAAAGCAAGTATTCCATTGACTATCGAGAAATGAATGATGTGTTGAAAGAGGCAGACTTTGTCGTGTTAATGTTGCCTTTAAAGGAGTCGACATATCACATAATGGGCAGCGCTGAGTTCGGAATGATGAAAGAAGATGCAGTTTTCATTAATTGTTCAAGAGGAAAAGTAGTGGATGAAGAAGCATTGATTGACGCCTTGCAAAACAATCAAATTAGAGCTGCCGGATTGGACGTTTTTGAAGTTGAACCGATTGATAAAGATAATCCATTACTGAAAATGAAAAACGTCATTACGTTACCACATATAGGATCTTGTACAAGAGATGCAAGATTCGACATGGCAATGAAAGCAGCGGAGAATCTAGTCACGGGTTTGACAGGTAAAACACCGCCAAATGTTGTAAAAGAACTACAATGA
- a CDS encoding sugar phosphate isomerase/epimerase family protein, with protein sequence MTIKYGCHGSTWELDYDKETDYLEAIMDTVKNTGFKGLDIQISLLGKFKESPERLKGELQKRGLELAALTIPFSWENEQETDEEIELSKKYIGYLKHFPNALMNVAPRVGKNRDYLVTRQQNIIKCANNLAKRVSDEGIVCSFHPSSPPTSYFRTESDYEVLFDGLNSTYIGYTPDAGHIAMGGMDVVKTIQKYMPLIKHVHFKDASAIGKWKKMGTGEVDFPAIVKELMKANYKGWIMVEEETEESTADPAKELMDIRKYVSQYLLPSF encoded by the coding sequence ATGACGATCAAATATGGCTGTCATGGGTCTACGTGGGAACTGGACTACGATAAGGAAACTGACTACTTAGAAGCTATTATGGACACCGTGAAAAATACTGGGTTCAAAGGGTTAGACATTCAAATATCCCTGTTGGGGAAATTTAAAGAATCCCCTGAACGACTCAAAGGGGAATTGCAAAAAAGGGGTCTTGAACTCGCTGCGCTTACAATCCCTTTCAGTTGGGAAAATGAGCAAGAAACAGACGAGGAAATCGAACTGTCCAAAAAGTATATTGGGTATTTGAAACACTTCCCTAATGCATTAATGAATGTCGCACCGCGTGTAGGGAAGAATCGTGATTATCTTGTAACAAGACAACAAAACATCATTAAATGTGCAAATAACTTAGCGAAAAGAGTATCTGACGAAGGAATCGTCTGTTCATTTCATCCAAGCTCCCCACCGACTTCTTATTTTAGAACCGAATCGGATTATGAAGTGCTTTTTGACGGATTAAATTCCACGTATATTGGTTACACGCCAGACGCAGGTCATATTGCTATGGGGGGAATGGATGTAGTTAAGACCATTCAGAAGTATATGCCTCTTATAAAACATGTGCATTTCAAAGATGCAAGTGCAATAGGTAAATGGAAGAAAATGGGGACCGGTGAGGTAGATTTCCCGGCTATTGTGAAAGAGCTAATGAAAGCAAATTACAAGGGGTGGATAATGGTAGAGGAAGAGACGGAAGAATCTACAGCTGACCCTGCAAAAGAACTCATGGATATTCGTAAATATGTTAGTCAATACTTGCTACCTAGTTTTTGA
- a CDS encoding S-layer homology domain-containing protein, whose product MMGNNQPNRLFKATIATALMTGAVVATGPALTKAETKTFTDVRDIPTHHFYEAVMKYTAAGMMNGYADGTFKPGQNITRQDAAKLLALVLDLDLEKTDNPNFKDVSKSHPYYKYIAALVEEGIISGYEDNTFRPNDSLTRAQMAKILVLGFELDEMNNVRLPFSDINAKQWHIEFVRSLYGHEITTGTTPTTFSLNAHVTRGQMASFVFRGEAFITPKVDENQVAVDAAAALLKTGTVNVARGPLASDETKLAAVHKYAASLMTDKGITVKASEGKAAGTYSITLTKGEAKVEKSIEVKFDYAADDRFVADVKAVNAKQVEIHFTTPVAKSSVLDATNNVKNMTFTMVSGSTVNPGTLTGSLSEDGKVLTITANWIFDGEYAFKATSAITSAKGEKFEEHTSILKAADKTGPKYVSGSAAAKTATNTFNVNFDEPVNAAGVIAYVNDQPATVANSSTNPNQLIITVNKAVAAGTTAKVRLLNVKDYKNNLAEPNPVNVDITISADTAAPTVTNVKVLGENRIEVTYDKDMNLASFVNHARLVHSNGQLIPLTATAGQNSKTIILTGSAIFYNDKYDAVLFIDSDVKDTVGNNAKTYSTTVTMVKDKTAPLLETVEFKGGKIVASFSKEVVLNGNQTIQAINQKTGVSTPIYVNSSNVAIVNNTLTISQPLPNGDYLLRVPANTVVDKSSARNANQLATVYFTVTNEASYDTVRPYVSGIASTPIQPGTLPGIEQTVTFTAIDADSGIDLTTVQDVNNYTLDGRALPIGSYVTTTFSGTEDRATTVRVTVHIPSASISETKNVQFTVNNIRDNAGNILATPGFGNVTMVNGSSPELTSARVIGNNGLLFTFSEVVQNVDTKDFQLFVNNHRVPASALNRIEPHIGVSDTYSTTVMASVAKYISYNGVANQNVVYLDTDTIPGYSNGDLVLEVLPVNNNYPAGKDNWAVDLKANYIYDLRVQLIADSQSPVRNLQNNLANFNSVITVNR is encoded by the coding sequence ATGATGGGAAACAACCAACCAAACAGACTATTTAAAGCGACAATCGCGACTGCACTCATGACAGGTGCTGTCGTAGCAACAGGGCCGGCACTGACAAAAGCCGAGACAAAGACATTCACGGATGTACGGGATATTCCTACACACCATTTCTATGAAGCGGTCATGAAATATACAGCTGCCGGCATGATGAATGGATATGCGGACGGCACATTCAAGCCGGGCCAGAATATTACACGGCAAGATGCGGCAAAACTGTTGGCGCTTGTATTGGATCTCGATCTGGAAAAAACGGATAACCCGAACTTCAAAGATGTCAGCAAAAGTCATCCCTATTATAAATACATTGCTGCGCTCGTCGAAGAAGGAATTATCTCTGGTTATGAAGACAATACATTCCGCCCGAACGATAGCTTGACAAGGGCTCAAATGGCAAAGATTCTCGTCCTTGGCTTTGAATTGGATGAAATGAACAATGTCCGTCTGCCATTCAGCGATATAAATGCAAAACAGTGGCATATCGAATTCGTACGCTCGCTTTACGGACATGAAATTACAACGGGTACGACACCAACGACATTCTCGTTAAATGCACATGTGACACGCGGCCAAATGGCTTCTTTCGTCTTCAGGGGCGAAGCGTTTATCACACCAAAAGTGGATGAGAACCAAGTTGCAGTCGATGCGGCAGCAGCACTTCTAAAAACAGGTACTGTCAACGTTGCCCGTGGACCGCTTGCGTCAGATGAAACGAAACTGGCAGCAGTCCATAAATACGCGGCATCACTGATGACGGATAAAGGAATTACCGTAAAAGCGTCTGAAGGTAAAGCTGCCGGAACGTATAGTATTACACTTACAAAAGGCGAAGCAAAAGTAGAGAAGTCGATTGAAGTGAAGTTCGACTACGCAGCGGATGATCGATTCGTGGCGGACGTTAAAGCGGTCAATGCGAAACAAGTGGAAATCCACTTTACGACGCCTGTCGCTAAATCATCCGTGCTTGATGCCACAAACAACGTGAAAAACATGACATTTACGATGGTGTCGGGATCTACTGTGAACCCAGGAACATTAACGGGTTCATTATCAGAAGATGGAAAAGTGCTGACCATTACAGCGAATTGGATTTTTGACGGGGAATATGCGTTCAAGGCAACAAGTGCCATCACTTCCGCTAAAGGTGAAAAGTTTGAAGAACACACATCCATTTTGAAGGCAGCAGATAAAACAGGTCCAAAATATGTATCCGGTTCCGCGGCTGCAAAAACAGCAACAAATACGTTCAATGTAAACTTTGACGAGCCAGTCAATGCAGCTGGTGTCATCGCGTATGTGAACGATCAGCCCGCAACCGTGGCAAACAGCTCAACGAATCCGAACCAACTCATCATCACAGTGAACAAAGCGGTTGCTGCAGGAACGACAGCGAAAGTTCGTCTGCTGAATGTGAAGGACTATAAGAATAATTTGGCAGAACCGAATCCTGTGAATGTGGATATTACCATTTCCGCAGACACCGCAGCGCCTACTGTCACGAACGTAAAAGTGCTCGGTGAGAACCGTATCGAAGTGACGTATGACAAAGATATGAATCTGGCGTCATTTGTGAATCATGCGAGACTCGTGCACTCGAACGGACAACTAATTCCGCTCACTGCAACAGCGGGACAAAATTCCAAAACTATCATTCTTACAGGTTCCGCTATTTTCTATAACGACAAATACGATGCGGTCCTATTCATCGACAGCGATGTGAAGGACACTGTCGGCAATAATGCTAAAACCTATTCGACGACTGTTACGATGGTGAAGGATAAGACGGCACCATTACTCGAAACAGTTGAATTCAAAGGTGGTAAAATTGTTGCTTCATTCTCAAAAGAAGTCGTATTGAATGGCAACCAAACGATCCAAGCGATCAATCAAAAGACGGGTGTCTCCACACCTATTTACGTAAACAGCAGCAATGTCGCCATTGTCAACAATACATTGACGATTTCACAGCCACTGCCAAATGGAGATTATCTGTTACGCGTGCCAGCAAATACCGTCGTGGACAAATCGTCTGCGCGTAATGCAAACCAATTGGCGACGGTGTATTTTACAGTGACGAACGAAGCATCGTATGACACAGTACGTCCTTACGTTTCAGGGATTGCAAGTACACCGATTCAACCGGGTACATTGCCTGGAATCGAACAAACAGTGACGTTTACGGCAATAGATGCAGATAGCGGCATTGACTTGACGACAGTTCAAGATGTGAATAACTACACATTGGATGGAAGGGCATTGCCTATTGGATCGTACGTGACAACAACGTTTTCTGGTACGGAGGATCGAGCGACAACTGTCCGAGTCACCGTCCATATTCCATCTGCTTCAATAAGTGAAACGAAAAATGTTCAATTCACTGTGAATAATATACGGGATAATGCAGGCAATATTTTAGCTACGCCGGGCTTTGGAAATGTTACAATGGTCAATGGGTCAAGTCCTGAATTGACTAGCGCCAGGGTCATCGGGAATAACGGATTACTATTTACATTTAGTGAAGTGGTTCAAAACGTTGATACGAAAGATTTCCAACTGTTCGTCAATAACCATCGGGTTCCGGCATCCGCTCTAAATAGGATTGAGCCTCACATAGGTGTGAGCGATACGTATTCAACAACAGTCATGGCGTCTGTTGCTAAATACATCAGCTATAATGGAGTGGCTAACCAAAATGTTGTCTATCTAGACACTGATACTATTCCTGGTTATTCAAATGGAGATTTAGTTCTGGAAGTGTTGCCAGTAAATAATAATTATCCAGCAGGAAAAGATAATTGGGCGGTCGATTTAAAAGCAAACTATATCTATGATTTACGGGTCCAGCTTATAGCAGACTCGCAATCACCAGTTCGTAATTTGCAGAATAACTTAGCAAACTTCAATTCAGTAATTACTGTCAATAGATAA